In Caulobacter soli, one genomic interval encodes:
- a CDS encoding BA14K family protein, with the protein MSPAAVDDCGRLQGGDRRRCEDRRDRDRREHARRESERRKDAKNKGVVAGVVGTVIGAAVIGALIDGNKKNKQAEERRRYCLSRYGNYDPSTDSYRANDGRSYRCE; encoded by the coding sequence ATGTCGCCCGCCGCCGTCGACGATTGCGGACGGCTTCAAGGGGGCGACCGGAGACGATGCGAGGACCGGCGCGACCGTGACCGCCGCGAGCATGCCCGGCGCGAGAGCGAACGCAGAAAGGACGCCAAGAACAAGGGCGTTGTCGCCGGCGTCGTGGGGACGGTGATCGGGGCCGCCGTCATCGGCGCGCTCATAGACGGAAACAAGAAGAACAAGCAGGCCGAGGAGCGTCGTCGCTACTGCCTGAGCCGCTATGGCAACTACGACCCGAGCACCGACAGTTATCGAGCTAACGATGGCCGTTCCTATCGTTGCGAGTGA
- a CDS encoding outer membrane beta-barrel protein — protein MTVRILAALACVVLPASAWAQSAHHADFSGLKMGADADYRWHDGDYRVTTLGADLDRKKGGFGYRGRLGLDAQFGRAVVGAEAGFGGGGGKLKLENTVGSYKLEPGLTWDVSSRVGVLALPNALLYGRAGYSWLRVKEKTEFVANLKDVKDRYTEGGLLYGVGLEAAVSEGAFLRAEYSRVKYNDDFSSSKAQVGFSFGF, from the coding sequence ATGACGGTTCGGATACTTGCGGCGCTTGCTTGTGTTGTACTGCCTGCGAGCGCTTGGGCGCAGTCGGCGCATCACGCGGATTTTAGCGGCCTGAAGATGGGCGCGGACGCCGACTATCGATGGCACGATGGCGACTATCGCGTGACGACCCTTGGCGCGGACCTGGACCGGAAAAAGGGCGGCTTTGGATATCGCGGCCGTCTTGGGCTCGACGCCCAATTTGGGAGAGCGGTCGTCGGCGCCGAAGCCGGCTTCGGCGGCGGCGGCGGCAAACTCAAGCTCGAGAACACCGTCGGGTCCTACAAGCTGGAGCCCGGATTGACATGGGATGTGTCCAGCCGGGTCGGCGTTCTGGCCCTGCCCAATGCGCTGCTCTACGGCCGCGCCGGCTACAGCTGGCTGCGCGTGAAGGAGAAGACCGAGTTCGTGGCCAATCTCAAGGATGTGAAGGATCGCTACACCGAGGGCGGCCTGTTGTACGGCGTTGGCCTTGAAGCCGCCGTATCCGAGGGAGCGTTCCTGCGGGCGGAATATAGTCGGGTGAAGTACAACGACGACTTTTCATCCTCGAAAGCCCAGGTGGGCTTCTCGTTTGGGTTCTAG
- a CDS encoding S8 family peptidase, which translates to MARRLGLVGALLVAAMSALAAPRVMAAQAASPKPDSDACCVSIRLLTDPGVGKLGELFSVMEGRGDLSFSPVDNGKGLVPQRLWEREWGFTMGPVSSLEMYVCEHNRHICSITSKGPRWINQKAPPSARSIQGLRCDGQLPRWVVCLPTVQIDSYQETLVRRIDRSRKSYVGLGRLVSRVLMGCTDWDAACQKLVDNLNTARPEATQVAPSKYDGPIRLPFRALQIRIPARGGESFEALQTRGSALFEAFVARAAFSDAHEHYAVFTAEPKGGHLSQSQGVAGLSDGQDLSNAILRTLNYPYVTNAGRKARAALPNVVVGVWDKYVDGGHCAFQANGVSVVAYPDDDARTRLKPKYEGLVTPGGGCQSWRVAREPVVDHGTAVAGVIAALPVGEGPEGLNPRAQLWAADIEDLLASGPGQDPVTAFMIRSGTSVSVINVSQTMEAGEGTQFDRIMFGDGSSGKGRMATDIVVVAAAGNQGGRYTGAAGDLCPMSLYPACIGERAKGTALVTVTALNAAGTDILRCSDLTEQGIESSTCPSGANGSKPAVNFGDQFELAAPGVAVTTLYGDAFGVDLGTSFAAPRVASLASLLIAAVVKPASLGGKLRTAPAALDVRARMLATADPRRDGDGGGYARYGAINFGRALQFDADVVQLRDETHTACPPATSPCRLTSLTLNRNDGTSLTVETENGPGRTIPWRDVLRLQAIGDDTYPRTRYVVVFLEAKSGAAPREVAPPFYGFIRNDEKIRFSDANKAARSLYVHDLQEFTACAFQPICPSVLK; encoded by the coding sequence TTGGCGCGACGTCTCGGCCTCGTCGGTGCTCTGCTCGTGGCGGCGATGAGCGCGCTCGCCGCTCCCAGAGTCATGGCTGCGCAGGCGGCCTCTCCCAAACCAGACAGCGATGCTTGCTGTGTCAGTATCCGACTGCTGACCGATCCCGGCGTCGGCAAGCTCGGCGAACTCTTCAGCGTCATGGAAGGGCGCGGAGATCTCTCGTTCTCGCCTGTCGACAATGGCAAGGGGCTCGTACCCCAACGACTTTGGGAGCGTGAGTGGGGCTTCACCATGGGGCCTGTCTCGAGCCTCGAGATGTATGTGTGCGAACACAATCGTCATATTTGCTCCATCACGTCCAAGGGCCCCCGCTGGATCAATCAGAAGGCGCCGCCCAGCGCTCGATCCATCCAGGGCTTGCGGTGCGATGGACAACTGCCGCGCTGGGTCGTTTGCCTGCCAACAGTGCAGATCGACAGCTACCAGGAGACGCTCGTCCGGCGCATCGACCGTAGCCGAAAGAGCTATGTCGGCCTTGGCCGGCTGGTCAGCAGAGTGCTGATGGGCTGCACGGACTGGGATGCGGCCTGCCAGAAGCTGGTCGACAACCTCAACACCGCCCGTCCCGAAGCCACGCAGGTCGCGCCCTCGAAATATGATGGACCGATCCGCCTGCCCTTTCGGGCTCTGCAAATTCGAATCCCAGCGCGAGGCGGCGAAAGCTTCGAGGCGCTTCAGACGCGCGGATCGGCGCTCTTTGAGGCCTTCGTCGCGCGAGCAGCGTTCTCGGACGCCCATGAACACTATGCGGTGTTCACGGCCGAGCCCAAAGGCGGACACTTGAGCCAGTCACAGGGCGTAGCGGGGCTTTCCGATGGCCAGGACCTTAGCAACGCGATCCTGCGAACGCTGAACTACCCGTATGTGACCAATGCTGGCCGCAAGGCGCGCGCCGCCCTGCCCAATGTCGTGGTGGGCGTGTGGGATAAATATGTCGATGGCGGCCACTGCGCGTTTCAGGCCAACGGGGTCTCGGTTGTTGCATACCCTGACGATGACGCGCGCACGCGCCTCAAGCCAAAGTATGAGGGACTCGTCACGCCCGGCGGCGGCTGTCAAAGCTGGCGCGTCGCGCGCGAACCGGTCGTCGACCACGGCACCGCGGTCGCCGGCGTTATCGCCGCACTTCCGGTCGGCGAGGGCCCCGAGGGGCTGAACCCGCGCGCGCAGCTATGGGCGGCCGACATCGAGGACCTTCTGGCGTCCGGACCGGGGCAAGACCCGGTCACCGCCTTTATGATCCGCTCTGGGACGAGCGTCTCGGTGATCAACGTCAGCCAGACCATGGAAGCTGGCGAAGGCACCCAGTTCGATCGGATCATGTTCGGCGATGGGTCGAGCGGAAAAGGCCGCATGGCCACCGATATCGTCGTCGTCGCCGCCGCTGGAAACCAGGGCGGCCGCTACACGGGGGCGGCGGGCGATCTTTGCCCGATGAGCCTCTATCCTGCCTGTATTGGCGAGCGCGCCAAGGGTACGGCGCTGGTCACGGTCACGGCTCTGAACGCGGCTGGCACCGACATCCTGCGCTGCAGCGACCTCACCGAGCAGGGCATCGAGAGCTCGACCTGCCCTTCGGGAGCCAACGGCTCAAAGCCGGCGGTGAACTTTGGCGACCAGTTCGAGCTGGCCGCTCCAGGTGTGGCGGTCACAACCCTCTATGGCGACGCCTTCGGTGTCGACTTGGGCACGTCATTCGCCGCGCCGCGTGTCGCCTCCTTGGCCTCCTTGCTGATCGCGGCGGTAGTCAAGCCCGCGTCGCTAGGCGGCAAACTGCGCACCGCCCCCGCCGCCCTAGACGTGCGCGCACGCATGCTCGCCACAGCCGATCCTCGCCGCGACGGCGATGGCGGGGGCTACGCCAGGTACGGCGCGATCAACTTTGGGCGCGCCCTGCAGTTTGACGCCGATGTCGTCCAACTTCGCGATGAGACGCATACCGCTTGTCCGCCGGCGACCAGCCCTTGCCGGCTGACAAGCCTGACCCTCAACCGGAACGACGGGACGAGCCTCACGGTCGAAACCGAAAATGGACCAGGGCGCACCATCCCATGGCGCGACGTTCTGCGCCTCCAGGCGATCGGAGACGATACCTATCCTCGCACCCGCTATGTCGTCGTGTTCCTGGAGGCCAAGTCCGGCGCGGCGCCGCGCGAGGTCGCTCCCCCCTTCTACGGCTTTATTCGCAACGACGAGAAGATCCGCTTCTCCGACGCCAACAAGGCGGCCCGAAGCCTCTATGTCCACGATCTCCAGGAGTTCACGGCATGCGCTTTCCAGCCTATCTGTCCGTCTGTACTCAAATGA
- a CDS encoding response regulator transcription factor: protein MKVLLIEDELELASALCAALERHGLVVDHVGSLADAEEAAQSGDHDAVLLDRALPDGEGLGLIPILRLRRPGVPIIVLTARGEMSDRVAGLDLGADDYLAKPFAVEELLARVRAVRRRPVTMITEPVRLGRLQYDLTNDEAQVGDRRLDLPRRELRVLVTLMRRRGRTVLRSALEDAVYGFDDDIQSNTLDAHISRLRRKLVEASAGVEIHAIRGVGYLIRAAP from the coding sequence GTGAAGGTGTTGCTGATCGAAGATGAGCTTGAGCTGGCCTCCGCGCTGTGCGCGGCCTTGGAGCGTCACGGATTGGTCGTCGATCATGTCGGCAGTCTCGCCGACGCCGAAGAAGCAGCCCAATCGGGAGATCACGACGCGGTGCTGCTGGATCGAGCCTTGCCCGACGGCGAGGGCCTTGGCCTCATTCCCATTCTGCGTCTGCGCCGCCCCGGTGTTCCGATCATTGTCCTGACCGCGCGCGGAGAAATGTCGGATCGGGTAGCGGGTCTTGATCTCGGCGCCGACGACTATCTGGCCAAGCCGTTCGCCGTCGAGGAACTCTTGGCCAGAGTGCGCGCGGTGCGGCGTCGTCCCGTCACCATGATCACCGAACCGGTAAGGCTTGGGCGCCTTCAGTACGATCTCACCAACGACGAAGCTCAGGTTGGAGACCGCCGTCTTGATCTGCCTCGGCGTGAACTGCGGGTCCTGGTCACCTTGATGCGGCGTCGTGGCCGGACCGTGCTGCGCAGCGCGTTGGAGGACGCCGTCTACGGGTTCGACGACGACATCCAGTCCAATACGCTTGACGCCCACATCTCGCGGCTTCGCCGCAAGCTTGTCGAAGCTTCGGCCGGCGTGGAGATCCACGCCATCCGCGGCGTCGGCTATTTGATCCGAGCCGCGCCATGA
- a CDS encoding type II toxin-antitoxin system RelE/ParE family toxin, producing the protein MDRCETLSAFPERGAPRFDVRPGLRTLPFRRTTITYTVKDAEVIIIGIFYGGQDYESILVEEKVSSIPNKICYKSNKLTTCTDPCHGRDRSFRSPAPACHLRQD; encoded by the coding sequence GTGGATCGATGCGAGACGTTGAGCGCCTTCCCTGAGCGTGGCGCCCCAAGGTTCGACGTAAGGCCCGGCCTACGCACCCTCCCCTTTCGGCGGACCACCATCACTTACACCGTGAAAGACGCTGAAGTTATCATCATCGGAATATTCTACGGAGGTCAGGACTATGAAAGCATTCTCGTAGAAGAGAAAGTTTCTAGTATTCCCAATAAGATATGCTATAAGTCAAATAAGTTGACCACTTGCACCGACCCGTGCCATGGTCGCGACCGAAGCTTTCGAAGCCCGGCGCCTGCTTGTCACCTACGCCAAGATTAA
- a CDS encoding TonB-dependent receptor, with protein MTRTKTNVWISVSSAALAVSLLGGAALAKDVSASEGVSAPEVSEIVVTARKRTEKLATTPVSATVLSGANLAQQNVRNFQDLRGAVPNLEVLPQESGSASFTIRGIGQVANQVNSDAKAGFYVDEMYVSRQEGNDLYFYDLASLQVLKGPQGTLFGKNTTAGAVLLTTQRPTGTFGGYVQARYGSYDRIDTEGALNVPIADGLYGRLSFRTQNAKGFITHVLDDGRSGDIDNRSVRGQLRFDQGRLTNDLLAEYNQSRTDGGATIPIACDNNAGYIQNYNALHSVSYCDAYPVLGKKYQVYGGATLSAPTSSLITDLGKGGDSATPGRYAGQGPYNHTRVYTFNDRLNYQLTDDLALHSVTTYRDSRAAYYTPRDNTPNDIYAENDDTRTKQFTQELTLGGSALDDRLNFVGGLYYANQKTTFLQDTGPDWIDPLGYIYDSSLKYESYAAFAQASYKVTPKLELTVGGRYTHDHKAGSSYVFFAEDTTKTFVGTLPGSTTPQTLTCGWFINSFLGGVKNCAGPAFTAADSHSWEGFDPKVQLSYRWNDQVFTYLSAAHGYNAGGFNQQLGGQPADGKFLSYYNPEKLWSYEAGIKAELFERSLLLNLSGFYQKYSDIQSNVNVLIGGVSTRQVQSAATAHELGLESDVLWRPVRDLTIRGNVAVLHQEYDKIFPNAVSLTLDTPVNTAPKVSYSAAIQYDIHVGQAGGTLTPAVDVKGISSKWDCPSGATFTCKLPAYALVGFRLDYVPRASSGWKASVYGTNVLDKFYQVARTGYFGGFGIDRYTPGRPQEFGAEVSLRF; from the coding sequence ATGACAAGAACAAAGACGAATGTGTGGATTTCGGTGTCGAGCGCGGCGCTGGCCGTCAGCCTCTTGGGCGGCGCCGCCCTGGCGAAGGACGTCTCGGCTTCGGAAGGCGTGAGCGCCCCGGAAGTCAGCGAGATCGTGGTGACGGCGCGCAAGCGCACCGAGAAGCTGGCGACGACGCCGGTGTCGGCCACGGTGCTGTCGGGCGCCAATCTTGCCCAGCAGAACGTCCGTAACTTCCAAGACCTGCGCGGCGCCGTGCCGAACCTGGAGGTGCTGCCCCAGGAGTCCGGTTCGGCCAGCTTCACGATCCGCGGCATCGGCCAGGTCGCCAACCAGGTGAACTCCGACGCCAAGGCCGGCTTCTATGTCGACGAGATGTATGTCAGCCGCCAGGAGGGCAACGATCTCTACTTCTATGACCTGGCCTCGCTGCAGGTGCTCAAGGGCCCGCAAGGCACGTTGTTTGGCAAGAACACGACGGCCGGCGCGGTGCTGCTGACGACCCAGCGGCCGACCGGGACCTTCGGCGGCTACGTGCAGGCCCGCTATGGCAGCTACGACAGGATCGACACCGAGGGCGCGCTCAACGTGCCGATCGCCGACGGGCTCTACGGCCGCCTGAGCTTCCGGACCCAGAACGCCAAGGGCTTCATCACCCACGTCCTGGATGACGGCCGCAGCGGCGATATCGACAACCGCTCGGTGCGCGGCCAGCTTCGCTTCGATCAGGGCCGTCTGACCAACGACCTCTTGGCCGAGTACAACCAGTCGCGCACGGACGGCGGCGCGACCATTCCCATCGCCTGCGACAACAACGCCGGCTACATCCAGAACTATAACGCCCTGCACAGCGTCTCGTACTGCGACGCCTATCCGGTGCTGGGCAAGAAGTATCAGGTTTATGGCGGGGCGACCCTGAGCGCGCCGACCAGCAGCTTGATCACCGATCTGGGCAAGGGCGGGGATTCGGCCACGCCGGGGCGCTACGCCGGTCAGGGACCCTACAACCACACGCGGGTCTATACGTTCAATGACCGGCTGAACTATCAGCTCACCGACGATCTGGCGCTGCACTCGGTCACGACCTACCGGGACTCGCGCGCCGCCTACTACACCCCCCGCGACAACACCCCCAACGACATCTACGCCGAGAACGACGACACCCGCACCAAACAGTTCACCCAGGAACTGACGCTGGGCGGCTCGGCGCTGGACGACCGTCTCAACTTCGTGGGCGGCCTCTACTACGCCAACCAGAAGACGACGTTCCTGCAGGACACCGGGCCCGACTGGATCGATCCGCTGGGCTATATCTATGACAGCTCGCTGAAGTACGAGAGCTATGCGGCCTTCGCGCAGGCGTCCTACAAGGTCACGCCCAAGCTGGAACTGACGGTGGGCGGCCGCTACACCCACGATCACAAGGCCGGGTCGAGCTACGTCTTCTTCGCCGAGGACACCACCAAGACCTTCGTGGGCACGCTGCCCGGCTCGACCACGCCCCAGACCCTGACCTGCGGCTGGTTCATCAACTCGTTCCTGGGCGGGGTGAAGAACTGCGCCGGTCCGGCCTTCACCGCCGCCGACAGCCATAGCTGGGAGGGCTTCGACCCCAAGGTCCAGCTGTCCTATCGCTGGAACGACCAGGTGTTCACCTACCTGTCGGCCGCGCACGGCTACAATGCGGGCGGGTTCAACCAGCAGCTGGGCGGGCAACCGGCCGACGGCAAGTTCCTGTCCTACTACAACCCCGAAAAGCTGTGGTCGTACGAGGCCGGCATCAAGGCCGAGCTGTTCGAGCGCAGCCTGCTGCTCAATCTGTCGGGCTTCTATCAGAAGTACAGCGACATCCAGTCGAACGTGAACGTGCTGATCGGCGGGGTTTCGACCCGCCAGGTCCAGAGCGCCGCCACGGCCCATGAACTGGGTCTTGAGAGCGATGTCCTCTGGCGGCCGGTGCGCGACCTGACGATCCGGGGCAACGTCGCGGTCCTGCATCAGGAGTACGACAAGATCTTTCCCAACGCCGTGTCGCTGACGTTGGACACGCCGGTCAACACCGCACCGAAGGTCAGCTACAGCGCCGCGATCCAGTATGACATCCATGTCGGCCAGGCCGGCGGCACCCTGACCCCCGCCGTCGACGTCAAGGGCATCAGCTCCAAGTGGGATTGCCCGTCGGGCGCGACCTTCACTTGCAAGCTGCCGGCCTATGCGCTGGTCGGCTTCCGGCTCGACTACGTGCCCCGCGCCAGCAGCGGCTGGAAGGCGAGCGTCTACGGGACCAACGTCCTGGACAAGTTCTACCAGGTGGCCCGCACGGGCTACTTCGGCGGCTTCGGCATCGATCGTTACACGCCGGGGCGGCCGCAGGAATTCGGGGCCGAAGTGTCCTTGCGGTTCTAG
- a CDS encoding trypsin-like serine peptidase, with product MRFPAYLSVCTQMIAGVICALAIGQAAVAADARDAIQARDTRDAAIAVTSFKPVSYGPEQAAAKTTRWQASVTPPTKPEPRYAVLLFEGVEAKADGDYAIELQDNDGRVLAAFPAAFLAENPSFTSPQLKPKQIDIVVTAPSGAPGLRFTVKTMLVSTSKATTKSQSIGPNIEWVEDLAATDPAMAWARGVVKLTIHGNHACTGFLVAADKIATAHHCLDNSVSYVGSQGKSARTCSDVAISFDYIRDPYGAVRNPLCLSVKADPAKADVAVLTLSEPAPPVAGGGGRILKLASADPAAGGVVNVLGHPYGFPMGASLSCSVKSLVAPGRLEHNCDTVGGNSGGPILNANGEVVGVHTDGFIDDELSMQAAVVAYRNACRTTGCPYNSGVRVSQLKALLN from the coding sequence ATGCGCTTTCCAGCCTATCTGTCCGTCTGTACTCAAATGATCGCCGGTGTGATCTGCGCGTTGGCGATCGGCCAGGCGGCTGTGGCCGCTGACGCCCGCGACGCCATCCAAGCCCGCGATACGCGTGATGCGGCCATAGCTGTCACGTCGTTCAAACCGGTCTCGTATGGCCCCGAGCAAGCCGCCGCTAAGACCACGCGCTGGCAAGCGTCGGTGACGCCGCCAACCAAACCAGAGCCGCGCTATGCGGTGCTATTGTTCGAGGGCGTCGAAGCCAAGGCCGACGGCGACTATGCGATCGAACTGCAAGACAATGACGGCCGTGTTCTGGCCGCCTTTCCCGCCGCATTCCTGGCGGAAAATCCAAGCTTCACCAGCCCTCAACTCAAGCCCAAACAGATCGACATCGTCGTCACCGCGCCGTCAGGCGCGCCGGGTCTTCGCTTCACCGTCAAGACGATGTTGGTCTCGACCTCCAAAGCGACCACCAAGTCGCAGTCGATTGGCCCAAACATCGAATGGGTCGAGGATCTCGCCGCGACAGACCCGGCGATGGCTTGGGCTCGCGGGGTCGTGAAGCTGACGATCCATGGAAATCATGCCTGCACGGGGTTCCTGGTCGCCGCCGATAAGATCGCCACGGCCCATCATTGCCTCGATAATTCGGTGAGCTACGTCGGCTCGCAGGGCAAGAGCGCAAGGACCTGCAGCGATGTAGCAATCAGCTTCGACTACATCCGTGATCCCTACGGCGCTGTTCGCAATCCGCTTTGCCTGTCGGTCAAGGCTGACCCCGCCAAGGCCGACGTCGCGGTGCTGACGCTCAGCGAGCCCGCGCCGCCTGTCGCCGGCGGCGGCGGCCGGATCCTCAAGCTGGCCAGCGCCGATCCGGCGGCGGGCGGCGTCGTTAACGTCCTGGGCCACCCCTACGGCTTTCCAATGGGCGCGTCGCTGTCTTGCTCGGTGAAGTCTCTCGTCGCCCCAGGGCGGTTGGAGCACAATTGCGACACCGTGGGCGGCAATTCGGGGGGACCGATCCTCAACGCTAACGGCGAGGTTGTCGGCGTCCATACGGACGGTTTTATCGACGACGAACTTTCCATGCAGGCCGCTGTAGTCGCTTATCGCAACGCCTGCCGTACAACGGGATGTCCTTACAATTCCGGCGTTCGCGTCTCGCAATTGAAGGCGCTGCTCAACTAG
- a CDS encoding sensor histidine kinase: MRWQLIRRLVFAQAVLMLAAVALVLGSLWSAGLLRDKSGHFAAEAIAGSLSRTGDGALRLTPSRKLHDLQRRQPQLSFLIRDDRGHQIAYGPMAREMVRSPRLLDDFPAVKRADFWLNAKVNDPQFHLDTINTPAGPIRMIVDVRRPLTFLEFTWTIGVISLVFILPLVLIMGLASLWATTVVVRKSFRQLDEAIQAAEAIDARDRGVRLPQERAPAEIAPLILAINRALDRLDEGYERQARFLADAAHELRTPIAIVLARIDGMTDERAADRLRRDVARLATLAEQLLDLQRLDRGLSLANDIDLVEISRRVAADLAPIVIANGCDVEVADLGAVLVRGDGAAIERVLTNLVQNAIEHGGRRVILRIEGAFVEVEDDGPGVPVSERERIFEPFHRLRSHTTGAGLGLSLVRQVMDSHRGRIEVGDAPEGGTIMKLEFTSAHPG; this comes from the coding sequence ATGCGATGGCAACTGATCCGCCGTCTTGTCTTCGCGCAGGCCGTCCTCATGCTCGCGGCTGTCGCATTGGTGCTCGGCTCTCTTTGGAGCGCTGGCCTGCTGCGTGACAAGAGCGGCCACTTCGCCGCCGAGGCCATCGCCGGTTCGCTTTCACGGACCGGTGATGGAGCCTTGCGCCTGACGCCGAGCCGAAAATTGCACGACCTGCAGCGCCGTCAACCCCAGCTTTCGTTCCTGATACGCGATGATCGAGGTCATCAGATCGCCTACGGCCCCATGGCGCGCGAGATGGTCCGCTCGCCCCGCCTCCTCGACGATTTTCCGGCGGTCAAACGGGCCGATTTCTGGTTGAACGCCAAGGTCAACGATCCGCAGTTCCATCTCGACACCATCAACACCCCCGCTGGACCGATCAGGATGATCGTGGACGTGAGGCGGCCGCTGACCTTCCTGGAGTTCACCTGGACGATCGGCGTCATCAGCTTGGTCTTCATCCTGCCGCTCGTCCTGATCATGGGCCTGGCTTCGCTCTGGGCGACGACCGTCGTGGTCCGCAAGTCGTTCCGCCAACTCGACGAAGCCATCCAGGCGGCCGAAGCGATCGACGCCAGGGATCGCGGCGTGCGGTTGCCGCAAGAGCGCGCGCCCGCCGAGATCGCGCCGCTGATCCTGGCGATCAACCGGGCCCTGGACCGGCTCGACGAAGGTTATGAGCGTCAAGCCCGCTTTCTCGCCGACGCCGCGCACGAACTGCGGACACCGATCGCCATCGTCCTGGCCCGGATCGACGGAATGACGGACGAGAGGGCCGCCGACCGCCTTCGCCGTGACGTGGCGCGCTTGGCGACCCTGGCCGAACAACTCCTCGATCTTCAGAGACTGGATCGTGGGCTGTCCTTGGCGAACGACATCGACCTCGTGGAGATCTCCCGCCGCGTCGCCGCCGACCTGGCGCCGATCGTCATCGCCAATGGCTGCGACGTGGAGGTCGCCGACCTAGGGGCCGTACTCGTCCGAGGGGACGGGGCGGCGATCGAGCGTGTCCTGACCAACCTGGTGCAGAACGCCATCGAGCACGGTGGACGCCGGGTGATCCTGCGCATTGAGGGCGCGTTCGTTGAGGTCGAGGACGATGGACCCGGCGTGCCGGTATCCGAGCGGGAGCGGATATTCGAGCCTTTTCATCGCCTTCGATCCCACACCACCGGCGCGGGGCTGGGCCTTAGCCTCGTGCGCCAGGTGATGGACAGTCATCGCGGGCGCATCGAGGTCGGTGATGCGCCGGAAGGTGGAACGATCATGAAGCTGGAGTTCACGTCGGCTCACCCTGGTTGA
- a CDS encoding carboxymuconolactone decarboxylase family protein: protein MRLPLIAPADLTPEQKPLYDDMRQGIAGHFNAFKVEREDGALMGPWNPWLHEPSIGKAIWDFTLAMTANAVLADNVRQIAILVVGARYDAAYEIYAHIAVAEKEGMPAERLATLVADLKPNDLAKDESVAFDVAYALSRGGVLPEPLYALAVKTFGQHGTNELIYLVGLYALVSVTLNGFNVPVPERE from the coding sequence ATGCGCCTGCCTCTGATCGCGCCCGCCGACCTCACCCCCGAGCAGAAACCCCTCTACGACGACATGCGACAGGGGATCGCCGGCCACTTCAACGCCTTCAAGGTCGAGCGCGAGGACGGCGCGCTGATGGGCCCCTGGAACCCTTGGCTGCACGAGCCGTCGATCGGCAAGGCGATCTGGGACTTCACCCTGGCCATGACCGCCAATGCGGTGCTGGCCGACAATGTCCGGCAGATCGCCATCCTTGTGGTCGGCGCCCGCTACGACGCCGCTTACGAGATCTACGCCCACATCGCCGTCGCCGAGAAGGAAGGCATGCCGGCCGAGCGCCTGGCCACCCTGGTCGCCGACCTCAAGCCCAACGACCTGGCCAAGGACGAGAGTGTCGCCTTCGACGTGGCCTACGCCCTAAGCCGCGGCGGCGTGCTGCCCGAGCCGCTCTACGCCCTGGCGGTCAAGACCTTCGGCCAGCACGGGACCAACGAGCTGATCTATCTTGTCGGCCTCTACGCCCTGGTCTCGGTGACGCTGAACGGCTTCAACGTGCCGGTCCCCGAACGTGAGTAG